The genomic region GGCAAGGTTCCGGGGAAAAATCTCCTGCTCCTTGCGCGCAACAACGACCTCGATCATCCCCGCCTGGGGCTGGTTATTGGTAAAAAGAGCGTCAAGCTCTCCGTTGAGCGCAATCGCCTCAAACGTCTGATGCGTGAATCGTTCCGTCTGCACCAGGATCTACTGGCGGGCTGGGACATCGTTATCGTCGCGCGCAAAGGTTTGGGGGACGTAGAAAGTCCCGAACTGATTCAGCATTTCGGCAAACTGTGGAAACGCCTGGCCCGTAACACGCCTGCGGCCGCAGTCAAAACCGAACCTGCGGGGGTAGACAGTCCTGATGCGTAAACTGGCACTCGTTCCGATCCAGTTTTATCGCTATGCCATCAGTCCCCTGATGGCCAGTCACTGTCGTTTCTACCCCAGTTGTTCCTGCTACGCGTACGAAGCCATCGAAAATCATGGACTTCTGCGCGGTGGCTGGCTGGCCTTTCGTCGTTTAGGTCGCTGTCATCCGTGGAATGCCGGTGGTTATGACCCGGTTCCACCTCTTCCTACCTCCCGTTCTTCTTCGATGGCCGAGTAATCATGGATATCAAACGCACGATCCTGATCGTCGCCCTGGCAATCGTGACCTATGTCGGGGTCCTGAAATGGAACCAGGACTACGGTCAGGCTGCCCTGCCGACTCAGAATGTTGCCAGCACCACCGTTTCTGGCTTGCCGGATAACGCAACCGGCAGCAATGCCGCCGCCAGTGATGACATTCCACGAGCTACCAATGACACCAGCGTTCCTGCCGAAGCGCCGCTGGCCGTCAGCAAGGACCTCATCCAGATCAAGACGGATGTGCTCGAACTGGCCATCGATCCGAAAGGCGGTGACGTTGCGCAACTGAAGTTGCCGCTGTACCCACGTCGCCAGGATCATCCGGAAATCCCGTTCCAGCTGTTCGATAACGGTGGTGAGCGTACCTATCTGGCACAGAGTGGCCTGATCGGTGCCAACGGCCCAGACGCCAATGCCGCTGGTCGTCCGTTGTACACCTCCGAACAGAAAAGTTATCAACTGGCCCCTGGTCAGGACCAACTGGTCGTCGACCTGAAGTACAGCGCCAATGGTGTCAACTACATCAAGCGTTTCACCCTGAAACGCGGGCTGTATGACGTCACTGTTTCCTACCTGATCGACAACGAAAGCGCCCAGCCATGGTCGGGTGCGATGTTCGCTCAGCTCAAGCGTGACGCCAGCGCCGATCCTTCTTCCAGCACCGCCACCGGCACCGCGACTTATCTGGGCGCCGCCCTGTGGACAAAGTCCGAGCCGTACAAGAAAGTGTCGATGAAAGATATCGACAAGGGCTCGCTGAAAGAAACCGTCCAGGGTGGCTGGGTTGCGTGGTTGCAACACTACTTCGTTACCGCGTGGGTTCCCGCCAAGGGCGATAGCAATGTCGTGACCACCCGCAAGGACAGCCAAGGCAACTACATCATTGGCTACACCGGCCCTTCGATGACCGTCGCGCCAGGCCAGAAAGCTGAAACCAGCGCAATCCTGTATGCCGGTCCGAAGAGCCAGGCAGTGCTCAAGCAGTTGTCCCCAGGCCTGGAACTGACGGTCGACTACGGCATCCTGTGGTTCATTGCCCAGCCGATCTTCTGGCTGCTGCAACATATCCACAGCCTGCTGGGTAACTGGGGCTTCTCGATCATCGTCCTGACGATGCTGATCAAGGGCCTGTTCTTCCCGCTGTCGGCGGCCAGCTACAGGTCGATGGCACGCATGCGCGCAGTTGCCCCGAAACTGGCGGCACTGAAAGAGCAGCATGGTGATGATCGGCAGAAAATGTCGCAGGCCATGATGGAGCTGTACAAGAAAGAGAAGATCAATCCGCTGGGTGGCTGCTTGCCAATCCTCGTGCAGATGCCGGTTTTCCTCTCGCTGTACTGGGTGTTGCTGGAAAGCGTGGAAATGCGCCAGGCACCGTTCATCCTGTGGATTACCGACCTGTCGATCAAGGATCCGTTCTTCATCCTGCCGATCATCATGGGCGCCACCATGTTCATCCAGCAGCGTCTGAACCCGACTCCGCCGGATCCGATGCAGGCCAAGGTGATGAAGCTGATGCCGATCATCTTCACCTTCTTCTTCCTGTGGTTCCCTGCCGGTCTGGTACTGTACTGGGTCGTGAACAACTGCCTGTCGATCGCACAGCAGTGGTACATCACCAGCCGTATCGAAGCTGCGAGCAAAAAAGCCGCTGCCTGATCTACGCTGTGGATAAACACTCAAGACGCCCCCTAGTGGGGCGTTTTGCTATCTGTCACTTTCTGTTTTGAGGCCCGCTCCATGAACGTCCCTCGGGAAACCATCGCCGCCGTCGCCACCGCCCAGGGTCGTGGTGGTGTCGGTATCGTCCGTATTTCCGGGCCTCTGGCACAAGCCGCAGCGCTGGCCATCAGTGGTCGAGAACTGAAACCACGTTATGCCCACTATGGTCCGTTCATGGGTGAAACCGGCGAAGTGCTGGACGAAGGCCTGGCCCTGTATTTCCCCGGGCCGAATTCGTTCACGGGCGAAGATGTCCTGGAACTGCAGGGACATGGCGGTCCGATCGTCCTCGACATGTTGCTGCAGCGCTGCCTGCAACTGGGTTGCCGGTTGGCACGTCCTGGAGAATTCAGTGAGCGCGCGTTCCTCAACGACAAGCTCGACCTGGCCCAGGCCGAAGCGATTGCCGACCTGATCGAGGCCAGTTCCACCCAGGCCGCGCGCAATGCCTTGCGCTCGCTGCAGGGGGCGTTTTCACAGCGTGTGCATCACCTCACGGAACAATTGATCAGCCTGCGAATTTACGTCGAGGCTGCCATCGACTTTCCCGAAGAGGAAATCGACTTCCTTGCCGATGGTCATGTACTGGCGATGCTCGATGCCGTGCGCGACGAGTTGTCCACAGTCATCCGTGAGGCCGGGCAGGGGGCGT from Pseudomonas asplenii harbors:
- the rnpA gene encoding ribonuclease P protein component → MSQDFSREKRLLTPRHFKAVFDSPTGKVPGKNLLLLARNNDLDHPRLGLVIGKKSVKLSVERNRLKRLMRESFRLHQDLLAGWDIVIVARKGLGDVESPELIQHFGKLWKRLARNTPAAAVKTEPAGVDSPDA
- the yidD gene encoding membrane protein insertion efficiency factor YidD is translated as MRKLALVPIQFYRYAISPLMASHCRFYPSCSCYAYEAIENHGLLRGGWLAFRRLGRCHPWNAGGYDPVPPLPTSRSSSMAE
- the yidC gene encoding membrane protein insertase YidC; amino-acid sequence: MDIKRTILIVALAIVTYVGVLKWNQDYGQAALPTQNVASTTVSGLPDNATGSNAAASDDIPRATNDTSVPAEAPLAVSKDLIQIKTDVLELAIDPKGGDVAQLKLPLYPRRQDHPEIPFQLFDNGGERTYLAQSGLIGANGPDANAAGRPLYTSEQKSYQLAPGQDQLVVDLKYSANGVNYIKRFTLKRGLYDVTVSYLIDNESAQPWSGAMFAQLKRDASADPSSSTATGTATYLGAALWTKSEPYKKVSMKDIDKGSLKETVQGGWVAWLQHYFVTAWVPAKGDSNVVTTRKDSQGNYIIGYTGPSMTVAPGQKAETSAILYAGPKSQAVLKQLSPGLELTVDYGILWFIAQPIFWLLQHIHSLLGNWGFSIIVLTMLIKGLFFPLSAASYRSMARMRAVAPKLAALKEQHGDDRQKMSQAMMELYKKEKINPLGGCLPILVQMPVFLSLYWVLLESVEMRQAPFILWITDLSIKDPFFILPIIMGATMFIQQRLNPTPPDPMQAKVMKLMPIIFTFFFLWFPAGLVLYWVVNNCLSIAQQWYITSRIEAASKKAAA